A single genomic interval of Acidobacteriota bacterium harbors:
- a CDS encoding peptidase S41, translated as MPDVELGKRRDLLDIARAGSGRGTRRDLHTFLEASERDAGLSREERLRIVEQALVLMEMNYVHLPMKRAIHAIDPIRQLELLRFQLAEWNNVLERTIDFHRRMLSIFGSTRDLHTLYLLPKPFRDCTAYLPFLVEQCFERTRERFVVTRTMLRDEDALCRTDDGREVRFEPGVDVLAWNGVPIARAIQINGESQAGSNPDARFARGLDNLTIRPLNSSLPPDEMWVDVVFRARNGAIASHRACWLVHTTRAGRASSTDAGKKRAAVDVKRTRIIEIKRDLYRHDDSAALGSMKDVLYAKKKTVLGRTFGYVRIFSFDVPDAWRFRRAFARLITKEDFPQDGLVLDVRGNPGGNIRAAESLLQLMTPGTIEPEAFEFLNTPLNFQICKSAPDDWDLKRWVPSIGGAVLTGATYSAGFPLTLDDMCNGIGQVYYGPVVLITDALSYSATDIFAAGFQDNGIGPVLGTSGNTGAGGANFWSLDDLLRAQKGDPASPFRKLPKGAELIVAMRRSVRVGKRVGSPLEEFGVVPDVMHFMTRRDLLSDNVDLLSRAARLIKQRPSYQLSLKPDGVGRMVVSAASKVPASQSSRAIARVDLYVDQRPVRSIDARDGAVSGVEVALGATGRARSVIHAQARDRAGRLVASCRTGVERRRTADG; from the coding sequence ATGCCTGACGTCGAACTCGGCAAGCGGCGCGACCTGCTGGACATCGCCCGTGCAGGGAGCGGCCGCGGGACGAGGCGCGACCTCCACACCTTCCTCGAGGCGTCCGAGCGAGATGCCGGACTCTCGAGGGAGGAGCGGCTGCGCATCGTCGAGCAGGCGCTGGTGCTGATGGAGATGAACTACGTCCATCTCCCGATGAAGCGCGCCATTCACGCCATCGATCCCATCCGGCAGCTCGAGCTGCTCCGGTTCCAGCTCGCCGAGTGGAACAACGTGCTCGAACGCACGATCGACTTCCATCGCCGCATGCTGTCTATCTTCGGATCGACGCGCGACCTGCACACGCTCTATCTGCTCCCGAAACCCTTCAGGGACTGCACCGCGTATCTGCCGTTCCTGGTCGAGCAGTGTTTCGAACGCACGCGCGAACGCTTCGTCGTGACGCGGACCATGTTGCGCGACGAGGATGCGTTGTGCCGGACCGACGATGGGCGCGAGGTCCGGTTCGAGCCGGGTGTCGACGTGCTCGCGTGGAACGGCGTCCCGATCGCACGCGCCATCCAGATCAACGGCGAGTCGCAGGCGGGGAGCAACCCCGACGCCCGGTTCGCTCGCGGACTCGACAACCTCACCATCCGTCCGCTCAACAGCTCCCTGCCGCCAGACGAGATGTGGGTGGACGTCGTGTTCCGCGCGAGGAATGGCGCGATCGCGAGCCATCGCGCGTGCTGGCTGGTACACACGACCCGTGCCGGCCGCGCGTCGTCCACGGACGCCGGCAAGAAGAGGGCTGCGGTGGACGTCAAGCGGACACGCATCATCGAAATCAAGCGCGACCTGTATCGGCACGACGATTCCGCCGCGCTCGGTTCGATGAAGGACGTCCTGTACGCGAAGAAGAAGACGGTGCTGGGCCGGACGTTCGGGTACGTCCGCATCTTCAGCTTCGACGTGCCGGATGCGTGGCGTTTCCGCCGGGCCTTCGCCAGGCTGATCACGAAGGAGGATTTTCCGCAGGACGGACTCGTACTCGACGTGCGCGGCAATCCCGGCGGCAACATCCGCGCGGCCGAGTCGCTGCTGCAACTGATGACGCCCGGGACCATCGAACCGGAAGCCTTCGAGTTCCTCAACACGCCGCTGAACTTCCAGATCTGCAAGTCCGCGCCCGATGACTGGGACCTGAAGCGATGGGTGCCGTCGATCGGCGGCGCCGTGCTGACGGGCGCCACCTATTCGGCAGGGTTCCCGCTCACGCTCGACGACATGTGCAATGGCATCGGGCAGGTCTACTACGGTCCTGTCGTGCTGATCACGGACGCCTTGTCGTACAGCGCGACGGACATCTTCGCCGCGGGCTTTCAGGACAATGGGATTGGTCCGGTGCTCGGCACGAGCGGCAACACCGGCGCGGGCGGGGCCAACTTCTGGTCGCTGGACGATCTGCTGCGAGCGCAGAAGGGCGATCCGGCGTCGCCCTTCAGGAAGCTGCCGAAGGGGGCCGAGCTGATCGTGGCGATGCGCCGAAGTGTTCGCGTCGGGAAGCGAGTGGGCTCGCCGCTGGAGGAGTTCGGCGTCGTGCCGGACGTGATGCACTTCATGACGAGGCGCGATCTCCTGAGCGACAACGTCGATCTCCTGTCGCGCGCCGCACGGCTCATCAAGCAGCGGCCGTCATATCAGCTGTCCCTGAAGCCCGATGGCGTCGGCAGGATGGTGGTCAGTGCCGCATCGAAGGTGCCGGCGTCGCAGTCGAGCCGCGCGATCGCCCGCGTGGATCTCTACGTGGACCAACGGCCCGTCCGTTCGATCGATGCCAGGGATGGAGCGGTGTCTGGCGTCGAGGTCGCACTCGGTGCGACCGGCAGGGCGCGCAGCGTCATCCACGCGCAGGCCCGTGACCGCGCCGGACGCCTCGTCGCGTCGTGCCGCACGGGCGTCGAACGTCGCCGGACCGCTGACGGCTGA
- a CDS encoding SMP-30/gluconolactonase/LRE family protein codes for METDRRSVLRAAGGVVALGAGVVRSAAAAQAPASPVSFPGIANPLDGGVEVIAAGYIWTEGPVWVGGEEGYLLFSDVPGNAIHAWDGKRTNAFLAPSGYRGFPIPASIREAGSNGLAFGRGGLLIADSGLRALARVDLATRQKDVFAESYQGKRFNSPNDLVVARNGDVYFTDPPYGLTGVQTSPLRELTYTGVVRVTPDDRVQLIADNLFPNGIALSPDNRVLYATDRSGWVAIDLDASGLPTGQRQFVASAQVGGTGGDGMKADSAGNIWASGRGGIYVFSPKGEHIGFAPIAGRVSNCAFGPGRTIYVTNDTQVVRGRIRTDFPGGMPIQY; via the coding sequence ATGGAGACAGATCGGCGATCGGTCCTGCGTGCGGCGGGTGGTGTGGTGGCTCTTGGCGCGGGAGTCGTGCGGAGCGCGGCGGCGGCTCAGGCGCCGGCGTCGCCCGTGTCGTTTCCCGGCATCGCCAATCCACTGGACGGCGGTGTCGAGGTCATCGCGGCGGGGTACATCTGGACGGAGGGTCCCGTATGGGTGGGCGGCGAGGAGGGGTACCTGCTCTTCTCCGACGTGCCCGGCAACGCGATCCACGCGTGGGATGGCAAGCGGACCAATGCGTTCCTGGCGCCGTCCGGGTACCGAGGCTTTCCGATCCCTGCGTCGATTCGCGAGGCAGGATCGAATGGCCTGGCGTTCGGTCGTGGTGGACTGCTGATCGCCGACAGCGGCCTGCGCGCGCTGGCGCGAGTGGATCTCGCCACGCGTCAGAAGGACGTGTTCGCAGAGTCTTACCAGGGGAAGCGCTTCAACAGTCCGAACGATCTCGTCGTCGCCCGCAACGGCGACGTGTACTTCACCGATCCGCCCTACGGTCTGACGGGCGTGCAGACGTCACCGCTTCGGGAGTTGACCTACACCGGCGTCGTCCGTGTGACGCCTGACGATCGGGTGCAGCTGATTGCCGACAATCTCTTCCCGAACGGCATCGCGTTGTCGCCTGACAACCGCGTGCTCTACGCCACGGACCGTTCGGGGTGGGTAGCCATCGATCTCGATGCGTCAGGTCTGCCGACCGGACAACGGCAGTTCGTCGCCAGTGCGCAGGTCGGCGGCACCGGCGGCGACGGCATGAAGGCCGACTCGGCCGGCAACATCTGGGCGAGCGGTCGTGGGGGCATCTACGTCTTCTCGCCGAAAGGCGAACACATCGGCTTTGCCCCTATCGCGGGACGCGTCTCGAACTGCGCGTTCGGGCCGGGCCGGACCATCTACGTCACCAACGACACGCAGGTCGTGCGCGGCCGCATTCGTACAGATTTTCCGGGAGGGATGCCGATCCAGTACTGA
- a CDS encoding dipeptidase, which yields MAIPMRRRFAAAAIPFVLLLGVQAQEAPRVSEQARRLHHDAFVFDGHVHMINRQLYGGGSIGDRFPDGQVDLPRMKEGGVDAFFMTLFVLEQYYPARYETKQTLRLMNMALDQLERHRDVVELARDASDIERINRAGKMAAVLDLEGSFDLDGDLDVLRALHRLGLRVVQLPAHNWTNAYADSCCAPARWHGLTDHGRAVVRELNRLGMVINVSHASDETLEQALEVSTDPIVATHHGLRSLNDIPRNMPDHLLKKLAAKGGVIGFHIGNAFHYRAHFDWLTKQAGKTFWDTSEVGDEKAPLSIYEIDRRVAPQFPMVGPVAPDDVLMSVDEWVGVVDRAIQVVGEDHVALGSDFDGGPTPPRHMRDVRDLAMVTDAMLRRGYSKARIEKFLGGNLMRVFRQVTSGPKGRAAP from the coding sequence ATGGCCATCCCGATGAGACGCCGGTTCGCTGCCGCGGCCATTCCGTTCGTCCTGCTGCTCGGTGTGCAGGCGCAGGAGGCGCCGCGGGTGTCGGAGCAGGCGCGCCGGCTGCACCATGACGCGTTCGTCTTCGACGGCCACGTGCACATGATCAACCGCCAGTTGTACGGAGGCGGAAGCATCGGCGATCGCTTTCCCGACGGACAGGTGGATCTGCCGCGCATGAAGGAAGGCGGCGTCGACGCCTTCTTCATGACGCTGTTCGTGCTGGAGCAGTACTACCCCGCACGATACGAGACCAAGCAGACGCTCCGCCTGATGAACATGGCGCTCGACCAGCTCGAGCGGCACCGCGACGTGGTGGAGCTCGCCCGAGACGCGTCCGATATCGAGCGGATCAATCGCGCCGGGAAGATGGCCGCCGTGCTCGACCTGGAAGGCAGCTTCGATCTCGACGGCGACCTCGACGTGCTGCGGGCGCTGCATCGACTGGGGCTCCGCGTCGTGCAGCTTCCCGCGCACAACTGGACGAACGCGTACGCCGACTCCTGCTGCGCGCCGGCGCGCTGGCACGGCCTCACCGACCACGGCAGGGCCGTCGTGCGCGAGTTGAACAGGCTCGGTATGGTCATCAACGTTTCGCACGCGTCTGACGAGACGCTGGAACAGGCGCTGGAGGTGAGTACGGATCCGATCGTCGCGACTCACCACGGACTGCGCAGCCTGAACGACATCCCGCGCAACATGCCCGACCACCTGCTGAAGAAGCTCGCGGCGAAGGGCGGCGTGATCGGATTCCACATCGGCAACGCGTTCCACTATCGTGCGCACTTCGACTGGCTGACCAAGCAGGCCGGCAAGACGTTCTGGGACACGTCGGAGGTCGGCGACGAGAAGGCGCCGCTGTCCATCTACGAGATCGACAGGAGGGTCGCTCCGCAGTTTCCGATGGTCGGTCCAGTTGCACCTGACGATGTGCTGATGTCGGTTGACGAGTGGGTGGGCGTCGTCGATCGTGCGATTCAGGTGGTCGGTGAGGATCACGTCGCGCTGGGCAGCGACTTCGACGGCGGCCCGACGCCTCCGCGCCACATGCGCGACGTCCGCGACCTGGCGATGGTCACCGATGCGATGCTGCGCCGCGGGTACTCGAAGGCGCGCATCGAGAAGTTCCTGGGCGGCAATCTGATGCGCGTGTTCCGGCAGGTGACGAGCGGACCGAAGGGAAGGGCGGCGCCATGA
- a CDS encoding pyruvate carboxylase, with amino-acid sequence MPVPTEKLLAANRGEIAIRIFRAATELGLRTVAIYADEDRFSRHRFKADEAYRLRKEKGPVGAYLDIEGIIHLAKEKGVTLVHPGYGFLSENAAFARACREAGLRFVGPDPEMLDVMGDKVSARALAARVDVPTLPGTEEPVTDRAAAARIARQIGFPLIIKAAFGGGGRGMRVVHKEADLDALLDQAQTEAANAFGNPAVFLERFIARARHIEVQVLGDTHGNLVHLHERDCSVQRRHQKVVEVAPAVGLDESVRRELCDAAVRLAKAIGYNNAGTVEFLYDVDAREWFFIEMNPRIQVEHTVTEVITGVDLVRSQILVAQGHSLFSHEIDIPQQEHIQRNGYAVQARITTEDPANGFAPDYGKIINYRSAAGLGIRLDAATGDAGSVVTPYYDSMLVKLTASGPRFDIALQRMHRALREFRIRGVKTNIPFLENVILDGTFRSGQATTGLIDTNPNLFKFQPRRDRATKVLAYLSDVTVNGSPTVKGYRPPEALPAARVPAFDLKAGIAQGSRDRLRELGPGKFADWIRDQRPLLITDTTMRDAHQSLIATRMRSIDMLNVADVVAHRTPKIFSLEMWGGATFDSAMRFLRESPWDRLRELRAKVPNICFQMLFRGSNAVGYSNYPDAVVAGFVKHAAESGMDIFRIFDSLNYLPNMTVAMEAVRNQPLAVCEAAICYTGDIDDPARDKYSLAYYVAKARELEKMGAHILAIKDMAGLCRPFAVRKLVKALRDEIGLPIHFHTHDSSGINAASVLSATEAGVDIVDLAIASMSGSTSQPNMNSVCAALRGHERDPGLDLDALNEMSDYWEEVLDFYRPFNTAPRAGSAEVYVHEMPGGQFTNLKEQAAALGLGHRWPEIARTYAEVNQLFGDIIKVTPSSKVVGDMCMYLVTRGIRPQDVPTLEPGSHDFPASVIDMLQGGLGQPDGGWPAQVQKVVLGDRVPTTKRPGELASPVDLDDVRAELRTKLGRPPTEDDLYSHLMYPQVFADFDQFVATYGEVSGLPTTAFFYGLSVGEEIDVEIDHGKVLFIKLISIGEADQQGRRSVFYELNGMPRESQVVDKSLAPRDAVTKPKGNPSDPLQAVAPMPGMITGIAVGVGTKVNAGDPLITLEAMKMLTTISASTDATVTEILVKTGDSVATDDLLARLEK; translated from the coding sequence ATGCCCGTACCGACAGAGAAACTGCTGGCTGCGAACCGGGGTGAGATTGCCATCCGGATCTTCCGCGCCGCGACCGAACTGGGTCTCCGCACCGTCGCGATCTACGCCGACGAGGATCGCTTCTCGCGCCATCGCTTCAAGGCCGATGAGGCCTACCGGCTTCGCAAGGAGAAGGGGCCTGTCGGCGCCTACCTCGACATCGAGGGCATCATCCACCTCGCGAAGGAAAAGGGCGTCACCCTCGTCCACCCCGGGTACGGGTTCCTCTCGGAGAACGCGGCATTCGCGCGCGCCTGCCGTGAGGCGGGGCTCAGGTTCGTCGGCCCGGACCCCGAGATGCTCGACGTCATGGGCGACAAGGTCTCGGCCCGCGCCCTGGCCGCGCGCGTCGACGTCCCGACGCTGCCGGGTACCGAAGAACCGGTGACCGACCGTGCTGCCGCCGCGAGAATCGCCAGGCAGATCGGCTTCCCGCTCATCATCAAGGCCGCGTTCGGCGGCGGCGGGCGCGGCATGCGGGTCGTCCACAAGGAAGCCGATCTCGACGCGCTCCTGGACCAGGCCCAGACCGAAGCCGCCAACGCCTTCGGCAATCCCGCCGTCTTTCTCGAACGCTTCATCGCGCGAGCCAGGCACATCGAGGTGCAGGTGCTCGGCGACACGCATGGCAACCTCGTTCACCTGCACGAACGCGACTGCTCGGTGCAGCGGCGTCACCAGAAGGTGGTGGAGGTGGCGCCCGCGGTCGGCCTCGACGAGTCGGTGCGGCGCGAACTGTGCGACGCGGCGGTGCGCCTCGCGAAGGCCATCGGCTACAACAACGCTGGCACCGTCGAGTTCCTCTACGACGTCGACGCGCGGGAGTGGTTCTTCATCGAGATGAATCCCCGCATCCAGGTCGAGCACACGGTGACCGAGGTCATCACGGGTGTCGATCTCGTGCGCTCGCAGATTCTCGTCGCGCAGGGACACTCGCTCTTCAGCCACGAGATCGACATCCCGCAGCAGGAGCACATCCAGCGCAACGGGTATGCCGTCCAGGCGCGCATCACGACGGAGGATCCGGCCAACGGCTTCGCGCCCGACTACGGCAAGATCATCAACTACCGATCGGCCGCTGGCCTCGGCATCCGCCTCGACGCAGCCACCGGCGATGCCGGGTCTGTCGTGACGCCCTACTACGACTCGATGCTCGTGAAGCTGACGGCCTCCGGTCCGCGCTTCGACATCGCCCTGCAGCGCATGCACCGCGCGCTGCGCGAGTTCCGCATCCGCGGCGTCAAGACCAACATCCCCTTCCTCGAGAACGTCATCCTCGACGGCACGTTCCGCTCGGGCCAGGCGACGACGGGGCTCATCGACACCAACCCGAATCTCTTCAAGTTCCAGCCGCGCCGCGACCGCGCCACGAAGGTGCTCGCGTACCTCAGTGACGTCACGGTCAACGGCAGCCCGACGGTGAAGGGCTATCGTCCGCCCGAGGCGCTTCCCGCCGCGCGCGTCCCCGCCTTCGATCTGAAGGCCGGCATCGCGCAGGGTTCACGGGATCGGCTTCGTGAGCTCGGGCCGGGGAAGTTCGCCGACTGGATTCGCGACCAGCGTCCGCTCCTCATCACCGACACGACGATGCGCGACGCGCACCAGTCGTTGATCGCCACGCGCATGCGATCGATCGACATGCTCAACGTCGCCGACGTGGTGGCGCATCGCACGCCGAAGATCTTCAGTCTCGAGATGTGGGGCGGCGCGACGTTCGACTCGGCGATGCGGTTCCTGCGTGAATCGCCCTGGGATCGGCTGCGCGAACTGCGCGCGAAGGTACCCAACATCTGCTTCCAGATGCTGTTCCGCGGCTCGAACGCCGTCGGCTATTCGAACTATCCCGATGCGGTGGTCGCCGGGTTCGTGAAGCACGCGGCCGAGTCGGGCATGGACATCTTCCGCATCTTCGACTCGCTCAACTACCTGCCGAACATGACGGTGGCGATGGAGGCCGTGCGCAACCAGCCCCTCGCGGTCTGCGAAGCGGCGATCTGCTACACGGGCGACATCGACGATCCGGCACGCGACAAGTACTCGCTCGCGTACTACGTGGCCAAGGCGCGCGAACTCGAGAAGATGGGCGCGCACATCCTCGCGATCAAGGACATGGCTGGATTGTGCCGTCCGTTCGCGGTGAGAAAGCTCGTGAAGGCCCTGCGCGACGAGATCGGCCTGCCCATCCACTTCCACACGCACGACAGCTCCGGGATCAACGCCGCATCGGTGCTCTCGGCCACCGAAGCGGGCGTGGACATCGTCGATCTCGCAATCGCGTCGATGTCGGGATCCACGAGCCAGCCGAACATGAACTCCGTGTGCGCGGCGCTGCGCGGGCACGAACGCGACCCCGGTCTCGACCTCGACGCGCTCAACGAGATGTCGGACTACTGGGAAGAGGTGCTCGACTTCTACCGCCCGTTCAACACCGCGCCGCGTGCGGGATCCGCGGAGGTCTACGTCCACGAGATGCCGGGCGGCCAGTTCACCAATCTCAAGGAGCAGGCAGCAGCCCTCGGGCTCGGTCACCGCTGGCCCGAGATCGCGCGCACCTACGCGGAGGTCAATCAGCTGTTCGGCGACATCATCAAGGTGACGCCGAGCTCGAAGGTCGTCGGGGACATGTGCATGTACCTCGTCACCCGCGGCATCAGGCCGCAGGACGTGCCAACGCTCGAGCCCGGCTCGCACGACTTCCCGGCCTCGGTGATCGACATGCTGCAGGGTGGGCTCGGTCAACCCGACGGCGGCTGGCCCGCCCAGGTGCAGAAGGTCGTCCTCGGCGATCGCGTGCCGACAACGAAGCGCCCCGGGGAACTCGCCAGCCCGGTGGATCTCGACGATGTTCGCGCCGAGTTGCGCACGAAGCTCGGACGTCCTCCCACCGAGGACGACCTGTACAGCCACCTGATGTACCCGCAGGTGTTCGCCGACTTCGATCAGTTCGTGGCCACGTACGGCGAGGTCTCGGGCCTGCCGACAACGGCGTTCTTCTACGGGCTGTCTGTGGGCGAGGAGATCGATGTCGAGATCGATCACGGCAAGGTGCTGTTCATCAAGTTGATCAGCATCGGCGAGGCCGACCAGCAGGGCCGCCGCAGTGTCTTCTATGAGCTCAACGGCATGCCCCGCGAGTCGCAGGTCGTCGACAAGTCGCTGGCCCCCAGGGACGCCGTCACCAAGCCGAAGGGCAATCCATCGGATCCGCTGCAGGCGGTTGCGCCGATGCCGGGGATGATCACCGGTATCGCCGTCGGTGTCGGGACGAAGGTGAACGCCGGCGATCCGCTCATCACCCTCGAAGCGATGAAGATGCTGACGACGATCTCGGCGAGCACCGATGCGACGGTGACGGAGATTCTCGTGAAGACGGGAGACTCGGTCGCGACCGACGACCTGCTGGCGCGCCTCGAGAAGTGA
- a CDS encoding ATP-binding protein has translation MERLLDSQLDTWLTRPDRKPLILRGARQVGKTWLVRELARRSGRELVEINFERDPRLARHFASNDPREILNELMLALARDITPDRSLLFLDEIQAAESLLGKLRWFAEELPELPVVAAGSLLDLSLGEHEYSVPVGRVSYLYIEPMGFQEFLTAHGQTRVLEVLSEWSPDIALSPASHEQATAWFHRYTMVGGMPAVVAADVAGATPEDVRRRQRELIAAYRDDFAKYARRLDRVVLDGMLLGVAASLGRKFVYAHAVTDIKQQQARRALELLAAARVCHLVRHTAANGLPLGGQVKDTFRKVILLDVGLLHALVGTPAGPTFPQPEQVAPGVRGQVAEQVAGQTLRLLSAASGSSPELYYWQRDGGRPGEIDYLVELDARVVPVELKSGASGAMKSLHQFMHDKGLDLAVRLDANPPSVQRAAVRTTQGDDVRYTLVNLPHYLAFRTLEAVVSVRDAS, from the coding sequence GTGGAGCGTCTTCTCGATAGCCAGCTCGACACGTGGCTGACCCGGCCAGACCGCAAGCCGCTGATCCTCAGAGGCGCCAGGCAGGTCGGCAAGACGTGGCTTGTCCGGGAACTGGCTCGTCGATCTGGGCGCGAACTGGTCGAGATCAACTTCGAGCGTGACCCGCGGCTGGCTCGTCACTTCGCGTCGAACGACCCGCGCGAGATCCTGAACGAGCTCATGCTGGCGCTGGCGCGCGACATCACGCCGGATCGCAGCCTCCTCTTCCTCGACGAAATCCAGGCGGCCGAATCGCTGCTGGGCAAACTCCGATGGTTCGCGGAAGAGCTCCCGGAACTGCCCGTCGTGGCCGCCGGGTCACTGCTCGATCTCTCGCTCGGCGAACACGAGTACAGCGTTCCTGTCGGTCGCGTGTCCTATCTGTACATCGAGCCGATGGGATTCCAGGAGTTCCTGACGGCGCACGGTCAGACGCGCGTGCTCGAAGTGCTGAGCGAGTGGTCGCCGGACATCGCGCTGTCACCGGCCAGCCACGAACAGGCGACCGCCTGGTTCCATCGCTACACCATGGTCGGTGGGATGCCGGCAGTCGTGGCCGCCGATGTGGCTGGCGCGACCCCCGAGGATGTGAGACGCCGACAGCGTGAGCTCATCGCCGCCTATCGAGACGACTTCGCGAAGTATGCGCGCCGGCTCGATCGCGTGGTGCTCGACGGGATGTTGCTCGGCGTGGCGGCATCTCTCGGACGCAAGTTCGTGTACGCCCATGCCGTGACCGACATCAAACAGCAGCAGGCCCGACGCGCACTCGAGCTCCTCGCAGCGGCGCGCGTGTGCCATCTCGTTCGCCATACCGCTGCCAACGGCCTCCCGCTTGGCGGGCAGGTCAAGGACACGTTCCGCAAGGTGATCCTGCTGGATGTCGGCCTGCTGCACGCGCTCGTGGGCACGCCGGCCGGACCGACGTTTCCGCAGCCCGAACAGGTCGCGCCTGGCGTGCGCGGGCAGGTCGCCGAGCAGGTGGCTGGTCAGACGTTGCGCCTGCTGTCTGCTGCCAGTGGTTCCAGCCCCGAACTGTACTACTGGCAGCGAGATGGAGGACGTCCGGGGGAGATCGACTATCTCGTCGAACTCGACGCGCGTGTCGTGCCCGTCGAGCTCAAGTCCGGTGCGTCAGGGGCGATGAAGAGCCTGCACCAGTTCATGCACGACAAGGGACTCGATCTCGCCGTGCGGCTCGACGCGAACCCGCCATCGGTGCAACGCGCAGCCGTACGCACGACGCAGGGCGACGATGTGCGGTACACGCTCGTCAACCTGCCCCACTACCTGGCCTTCCGGACGCTCGAAGCCGTCGTCAGCGTTCGCGACGCGTCGTGA
- a CDS encoding class I SAM-dependent methyltransferase — protein MDLRQLQWHWDTFGRQDPFWAILTDPARRGNRWSPEEFFETGRVEIAELLDRAPQLGVPCEWRRAMDFGCGAGRLTQALADRFDTVLGVDLAPAMIALARTHNRHGDRCTYEVNDEPNLSRWSDDTFDLIQTSRTLQHIDPRYSTEYVREFVRLLAPGGYLSFDLPSASGNDAALADGSVPPSAMRARIDITPSGPVDARPGQAMRFTVTVANVSDATWQDGAGRVLNVGNHWLDERGAIVQQDDVRVKLPTPLLPGARTAVDVVVTAPDAPGRHHLQFDVVQEGVAWFASCGSEPADVAVRVSTTPWAGPSAADTTSPVPDSAPPAAADGELEPVMEMHAVAREQVEAILRDCGARLLDVRRVHHCGPLWLAFRYDVTK, from the coding sequence ATGGACCTGCGCCAGTTGCAGTGGCACTGGGACACCTTCGGCAGGCAGGATCCCTTCTGGGCCATCCTGACCGACCCGGCCCGTCGCGGCAACCGGTGGTCGCCAGAGGAGTTCTTCGAGACTGGCAGGGTGGAGATTGCCGAACTCCTGGACCGCGCCCCGCAACTCGGCGTGCCGTGCGAGTGGCGGCGCGCGATGGACTTCGGCTGCGGCGCGGGACGCCTGACCCAGGCGCTCGCAGATCGCTTCGACACCGTCCTTGGCGTCGACCTCGCGCCGGCAATGATCGCGCTCGCGCGGACGCACAACCGTCATGGCGACCGCTGCACGTACGAAGTCAACGACGAGCCGAATCTGTCGCGCTGGTCAGACGATACGTTCGACCTGATTCAAACGAGCCGAACCCTTCAGCATATCGATCCCCGCTACTCGACGGAGTACGTGCGCGAGTTCGTGCGCTTGCTGGCACCGGGCGGCTACCTGTCGTTCGACCTGCCCAGTGCATCCGGCAACGACGCCGCGCTTGCCGACGGTAGCGTGCCCCCATCCGCGATGCGGGCGAGGATCGACATCACGCCGTCCGGCCCGGTCGACGCGCGGCCTGGCCAGGCGATGCGGTTCACGGTGACTGTCGCCAACGTCAGCGACGCCACCTGGCAGGATGGTGCTGGCCGTGTCCTGAACGTCGGCAACCACTGGCTCGACGAGAGGGGTGCGATCGTCCAGCAGGACGACGTGCGGGTGAAGTTACCGACGCCTCTCCTGCCTGGCGCCCGAACAGCCGTGGACGTCGTGGTCACCGCGCCAGACGCCCCAGGCCGGCATCACCTCCAGTTCGACGTCGTCCAGGAGGGCGTCGCGTGGTTCGCGTCGTGCGGGTCCGAACCGGCCGACGTCGCGGTCCGTGTCAGCACAACCCCGTGGGCAGGACCGAGTGCTGCTGACACGACGTCACCAGTGCCCGATTCGGCCCCGCCTGCAGCAGCGGACGGCGAACTCGAGCCCGTGATGGAGATGCACGCCGTCGCTCGAGAGCAGGTCGAAGCGATCCTGCGCGACTGCGGCGCCCGCCTGCTCGATGTTCGCCGTGTCCACCACTGCGGCCCCCTCTGGCTCGCGTTCCGTTACGACGTGACGAAGTAG
- a CDS encoding AbrB/MazE/SpoVT family DNA-binding domain-containing protein, translating to METAKVFWSGRSQAVRLPRAFRVDGREVRIRRRGRAIVLEPVPDSWEWLDTLTGDLDDDFVAAVREQPEPMERRQLRKVFR from the coding sequence ATGGAGACGGCAAAGGTGTTCTGGTCGGGGCGATCGCAAGCGGTCAGATTGCCGCGCGCCTTCCGCGTCGATGGCCGGGAGGTCCGCATACGCCGGCGTGGTCGGGCGATTGTGCTGGAACCGGTACCCGACTCGTGGGAGTGGCTTGACACCCTGACGGGCGACCTGGATGACGACTTCGTCGCGGCCGTGCGCGAGCAGCCCGAGCCGATGGAGCGACGCCAACTGCGCAAGGTGTTCCGCTGA
- a CDS encoding type II toxin-antitoxin system VapC family toxin, protein MRYLLDANAVIALLNDSTSPIARRIRRYVPRDFGVPAVVIHELYYGAFKSQRVEKNVARVDGLQFPVLEFDQEDARHAGEIRAQLAAKGTPIGPYDVLIAGQAKARELTLVTNNTTEFTRVSGLKVEDWAGTTSSTARSPRGSKSRTKSSPQ, encoded by the coding sequence ATGCGGTACCTGCTCGATGCGAACGCCGTCATAGCCCTGCTCAACGACTCGACCTCACCGATCGCGCGACGGATACGACGGTACGTGCCGAGGGACTTCGGCGTGCCCGCAGTGGTGATCCACGAGCTGTACTACGGCGCGTTCAAGAGCCAGCGCGTCGAGAAGAACGTTGCGCGAGTGGACGGACTCCAGTTCCCCGTGCTGGAATTCGATCAGGAGGACGCCCGGCACGCGGGAGAGATCCGTGCTCAGCTTGCAGCAAAGGGGACGCCGATTGGTCCCTATGACGTACTGATCGCGGGGCAGGCCAAGGCTCGCGAATTGACCCTCGTCACGAACAACACGACGGAGTTCACGCGCGTGTCGGGACTGAAAGTCGAAGACTGGGCCGGCACGACGTCATCGACGGCACGCTCGCCCAGGGGATCGAAGTCCCGCACGAAATCCAGCCCGCAGTGA